A genomic region of Populus nigra chromosome 11, ddPopNigr1.1, whole genome shotgun sequence contains the following coding sequences:
- the LOC133668002 gene encoding cytochrome P450 714A1-like yields MEVSPPCLRLVSSLTLLALVFFLVHACYTVLLKSERIKRKLRMQGIQGPPPSFLYGNLPEMQKIQLNTLKASSFQAPDFIAHDYTSTVFPYFEQWRKEYGPVYTYSTGLRQHLYVNQPELVKEMNQMISLDLGKPSYLTKRMAPLLGNGIVRSNGLVWAQQRKIVAPEFYMDKVKGMVGLMVESAQPLLKKWEECIEAQGGITADVKVDEDLRELSANVISRACFGSSYSKGKQIFSKLRSLQQTFSNQNILFGVTNFGFLPVKKQNKISNLEREVESLIWEAVKERQQECQETNSSEKDLMLLLLEGALNDQSLGKDASKSFVVDNCKTIYFAGHESTAVAASWCLMLLALHPEWQGGIRKELAEISKDGLLSVDSLHHLKTVTMVIQEALRLYPPAAFVSREALEETQLGKIVVSKGVCLWTLIPTLHRDPAVWGSDANEFKPERFTWGVSKACKCPQAYIPFGVGPRLCLGKNFAMVELKVVLSLIVSKFSFTLSPKYHHSPAYRMIVEPGDGVQILIQKI; encoded by the exons ATGGAGGTCTCTCCTCCTTGCCTGCGACTGGTTTCTTCTCTAACCCTTCTTGCACTGGTTTTCTTCCTGGTGCACGCCTGCTACACTGTCTTGCTGAAGTCGGAGAGGATCAAGAGGAAGCTTAGAATGCAAGGCATACAAGGACCACCGCCATCTTTCCTGTATGGGAATCTCCCTGAGATGCAGAAAATCCAGCTGAACACTCTCAAAGCTTCCAGTTTTCAAGCTCCAGATTTCATAGCCCATGACTATACTTCTACAGTCTTCCCGTACTTTGAACAGTGGAGAAAAGAATACG GTCCAGTATACACGTATTCAACAGGATTGAGGCAACACTTGTATGTAAATCAGCCGGAGCTAGTGAAGGAGATGAACCAGATGATTTCTTTGGATTTAGGCAAACCTTCTTACTTGACCAAGAGAATGGCGCCTTTGCTCGGAAATGGCATCGTGAGGTCAAATGGCCTGGTTTGGGCTCAACAGAGGAAAATAGTCGCGCCTGAGTTCTACATGGACAAGGTCAAG GGAATGGTGGGGCTAATGGTGGAGTCAGCACAGCCATTGCTAAAGAAATGGGAAGAGTGCATTGAGGCCCAGGGTGGCATCACAGCTGATGTTAAGGTAGACGAGGATCTGAGAGAGCTCTCTGCAAATGTCATCTCAAGGGCTTGCTTTGGTAGCTCATATTCTAAAGGCAAACAGATTTTTTCTAAGCTCAGGAGTCTTCAACAAACATTTTCCAATCAAAACATCCTCTTTGGGGTTACTAATTTTGG ATTCTTACCAGTGAAGAAGCAAAACAAGATCAGCAATCTGGAGAGAGAGGTCGAGTCACTGATTTGGGAGGCAGTGAAAGAACGTCAACAAGAATGTCAAGAGACAAATTCATCAGAAAAAGATTTAATGCTGTTACTGCTTGAAGGTGCCCTCAATGATCAAAGTCTGGGCAAGGATGCATCCAAGAGCTTCGTAGTTGATAACTGCAAGACTATATACTTTGCTGGTCATGAATCAACGGCTGTTGCCGCCTCCTGGTGCTTGATGCTACTTGCTTTACATCCAGAATGGCAAGGTGGTATAAGGAAAGAACTAGCTGAAATATCCAAGGATGGCTTGCTATCTGTGGATTCACTCCATCATCTGAAAACG GTGACGATGGTGATTCAAGAAGCCCTCCGCCTATACCCACCAGCAGCATTTGTATCAAGAGAAGCACTTGAAGAAACCCAACTCGGAAAGATTGTTGTTTCAAAGGGCGTATGTTTATGGACGTTGATACCGACATTACATAGAGATCCTGCAGTATGGGGATCTGATGCTAACGAGTTCAAACCTGAGAGGTTCACCTGGGGCGTCTCGAAAGCTTGCAAGTGCCCTCAAGCTTACATTCCGTTTGGGGTCGGCCCTCGCCTGTGCTTGGGCAAGAACTTCGCCATGGTTGAATTGAAGGTTGTCCTCTCCCTCATTGTTTCCAAGTTTAGCTTCACCTTGTCTCCCAAGTATCATCACTCTCCTGCTTATAGAATGATTGTAGAACCCGGAGATGGTGTACAGATTCTCATTCAAAAGATTTGA